A single window of Leishmania panamensis strain MHOM/PA/94/PSC-1 chromosome 35 sequence DNA harbors:
- a CDS encoding hypothetical protein (TriTrypDB/GeneDB-style sysID: LpmP.35.6300), protein MTPAEMSAPSPLWCSASASSYAQGHDEVPSLTTVSSEWRTSLDFAQQLDTVAEKELHALWSKLWAATHSEAALQTALGSRRTQWNPYRPARGGPEVKAEILSSEVVEFQTMVPTDSLYLHGVAVQPSASLPAGSASRPDSSFGVSSSVLSPGSPRGTRGHRKVMTSNGDAAEEKLVMDGPSAVPFRLQSMSTTLPTRDLPETALHDSSWWAVRPAESEAALFYYVWEAVVVPYYASLPTAFFYAVRYGESAATQPSDSWMSLVPRHEERDDKEVSGIVTAFGTMREGDQTWSYETRLRSSSPSLASVSLMQKRDASNAGEARASLVATRRAQRRESGGVSHVMASCGVDIVSDDSLEAEVLEECKGSSPLSRQHSALLEGKGSSDNNAGTPTPEGILPERNSRHSQRPSTACVHGFTTTPMEVEIIADKLPPGLTDASASRTQQRAATACSKSVSIAATLSAPRSGGAVASASMEDVLPLPGKASGRKAEPLFHITAKLSENAPMTTLLSPSRAAAGQGLPRVQQEGTEGECAALAVVVVAAENERRLQQRAPPPSDISKAQGSRTTAIATRRKASSVTRSTSRTASAMRRSNRDRATMTPTTGSNASAQRPLQLLDRHSRCPLRSPMQQRIPSPIFKATRESGRGKSVMTELASPELWTPHPQQGGILSPMQLPFRNKQRRHAGRLKKEVVSERRSPEGFDLSEKMTSNSRPLPLHELAVHSASAKRQRPSALNSRGVTNPTVSLAMRNSSIGARRPGEVPQRLTSKVKGVPTVAQRPTTVHR, encoded by the coding sequence ATGACTCCCGCGGAGatgtcggcgccgtcgccgctctgGTGCAGCGCATCTGCCTCGTCCTACGCGCAGGGTCACGATGAGGTGCCAAGCCTCACCACCGTGTCGTCGGAGTGGCGGACCTCCTTAGACTTTGCACAACAGCTGGACACcgtggcagagaaggagctgcatgCGCTGTGGTCGAAGCTGTGGGCCGCAACTCACAGCGAAGCCGCGCTGCAGACTGCTCTGGGGAGTAGACGAACACAGTGGAACCCGTATCGCCCCGCTCGTGGGGGGCCAGAGGTGAAGGCGGAGATATTGAGCAGCGAAGTGGTTGAGTTCCAGACTATGGTGCCGACAGACAGCCTGTATCTCCACGGCGTCGCCGTGCAACCATCAGCCTCGTTGCCTGCAGGCTCCGCGTCCCGGCCAGACTCAAGCTTCGGGGTCAGCAGCTCAGTGCTATCCCCAGGCTCGCCACGCGGCACTAGAGGGCACCGGAAGGTGATGACAAGCAACGGAGatgcagcggaggagaagctggTGATGGACGGACCTTCTGCTGTGCCCTTCCGGCTACAGTCTATGTCCACCACCTTGCCCACTCGCGACTTGCCCGAGACGGCACTGCACGACTCTTCTTGGTGGGCGGTGCGCCCGGCAGAGAGTGAGGCGGCGCTGTTTTATTACGTGTGGGAGGCCGTCGTCGTACCGTACTACGCATCCCTGCCTACCGCCTTCTTTTACGCTGTGCGGTACGGCGAAagtgcagcgacgcagccCAGCGACTCCTGGATGTCCCTCGTGCCGCGGCATGAGGAGCGGGACGATAAGGAGGTGAGCGGCATCGTCACCGCTTTTGGAACCATGCGCGAAGGGGACCAGACGTGGAGCTACGAGACCCGCTTGCGCTCATCGTCTCCATCGCTAGCGAGCGTGTCGCTGATGCAGAAGCGCGATGCTTCCAACGCTGGTGAGGCACGGGCTTCACTCGTGGCGACAAgacgcgcgcagcgccgggAAAGCGGTGGTGTTTCTCACGTCATGGCATCGTGTGGGGTTGACATCGTCTCAGACGACTCCCTCGAGGCGGAAGTTCTGGAGGAGTGCAAGGGCAGCAGCCCTCTATCGCGCCAACACAGCGCATTGTtggaggggaaaggaagcaGCGATAACAACGCTGGAACACCCACCCCGGAAGGAATCCTACCCGAGCGCAACTCTCGACATAGCCAGCGTCCTTCCACAGCCTGCGTGCATGGTTTCACCACTACACCGATGGAAGTGGAGATAATTGCCGATAAGCTGCCACCAGGATTGACCGATGCGTCGGCTTCGaggacgcagcagcgcgcagcaaCTGCCTGCTCTAAGAGTGTGTCGATTGCTGCCACGTTGTCTGCGCCTcgcagtggcggtgcggtCGCCTCTGCTTCTATGGAAGACGTACTCCCACTCCCTGGAAAAGCATCAGGCCGGAAGGCGGAACCGCTTTTCCACATCACTGCAAAGTTGTCAGAGAACGCGCCAATGACTACGTTGCTGTCGCCGTCacgcgcggcggcgggccAAGGACTTCCTCGAGTACAACAGGAAGGCACTGAAGGGGAATGTGCCGCCTTAGCTGTTGTTGTCGTGGCAGCCGAAAACGAACggaggctgcagcagcgagcccCCCCGCCTTCAGATATTAGCAAGGCGCAAGGTAGCCGCACTACCGCGATTGCCACGCGAAGAAAGGCCTCCTCAGTAACGCGCAGCACGTCACGCACTGCTTCTGCAATGCGCCGATCGAATAGGGATCgggcgacgatgacgccAACGACCGGCTCAAACGCGTCTGCTCAGCGTccgttgcagctgctcgatCGGCACAGCCGGTGCCCTCTTCGTTcaccgatgcagcagcgcattccATCGCCAATTTTCAAAGCAACAcgagagagtgggagaggtAAGAGCGTGATGACAGAGCTGGCGTCCCCTGAGCTGTGGACTCCGCACCCCCAGCAGGGTGGCATCTTGTCCCCCATGCAGCTGCCTTTCCGCAACAAGCAGCGACGACACGCTGGACGACTGAAGAAAGAGGTGGTGTCGGAGAGGCGCTCTCCGGAAGGGTTCGACCTCTCAGAAAAGATGACATCCAATTCACGGCCGCTGCCCCTGCACGAATTGGCCGTGCATTCAGCATCCGCAAAGAGGCAACGACCGTCAGCGCTGAATTCGCGAGGGGTGACGAACCCCACTGTCTCCCTCGCCATGCGCAACTCGTCGATTGGCGCTCGTCGACCAGgcgaggtgccgcagcggttGACGTCTAAGGTGAAGGGCGTCCCAACAGTGGCGCAGCGACCCACCACTGTTCACCGCTAA
- a CDS encoding tRNA 2-thiocytidine synthase, putative (TriTrypDB/GeneDB-style sysID: LpmP.35.6280), whose translation MPPPKILCTKCGVERAAVKRPRNGQLLCRECFFALFEAEIHDTIQSERLFVRGDVVACGASGGKDSTVLIHLLDTLNKQHRYGIHIELVSVDEGIVGYRDDSLETVKRNSACYGLPLHILSYRNIFGWTMDDIVRVVGLRNNCTFCGVFRRQALEKGAALVKADKIATGHNADDMAETILMNVLRADAPRLSRCTSAVASGEGILPRVKPLKYAYEKEIVLYAHFKKLDYFTTECTYAKEAFRGAARTLMKDLEALRPRCIADTVYSGEHLEVQALEAVPASPPKPCEKCSYLTSQRLCRACVLLESLARGDPSAALRRTMV comes from the coding sequence ATGCCACCTCCCAAAATTCTTTGTACCAAGTGCGGCGTGGAGCGGGCAGCAGTGAAACGGCCGCGCAACGGGCAGCTATTGTGTCGCGAGtgcttctttgctctcttcgaGGCTGAGATTCACGACACCATTCAATCGGAGCGCCTGTTTGTCCGTGGCGACGTGGTCGCTTGCGGAGCAAGTGGCGGCAAGGACAGCACCGTCCTAATTCATCTCCTCGACACGCTCAACAAGCAGCACAGGTACGGCATTCATATTGAGCTCGTTAGTGTCGACGAGGGGATTGTGGGCTACCGTGACGATAGCCTTGAAACGGTAAAGCGCAACTCCGCGTGCTACGGCCTTCCGCTGCACATCTTGTCATACCGCAACATATTTGGCTGGACAATGGACGACATCGTGCGTGTCGTGGGTCTGCGCAACAACTGCACCTTCTGCGGTGTGTTTCGCCGCCAGGCCTTGGAAAAAGGAGCAGCGCTGGTGAAGGCAGACAAGATCGCGACAGGTCACAACGCTGACGACATGGCAGAGACCATTCTTATGAACGTCCTTCGCGCCGATgcgccgcggctgtcgcGCTGCACGAGTGCCGTAGCCTCTGGCGAGGGGATTTTGCCACGAGTAAAGCCACTCAAGTACGCCTACGAGAAGGAGATCGTGCTCTACGCGCACTTCAAGAAGTTGGACTACTTTACCACCGAGTGCACGTACGCTAAAGAGGCCTTTCGAGGCGCTGCCCGCACACTAATGAAGGACTTGGAGGCTCTTCGTCCCCGCTGCATTGCGGACACTGTCTACAGTGGGGAGCACTTGGAAGTGCAGGCGCTGGAAGCCGTGCCGGCAAGCCCGCCCAAGCCATGTGAGAAGTGTAGTTACCTAACGAGTCAGCGTCTCTGtcgagcgtgtgtgttgttggAGTCGCTGGCGCGCGGCGACCCCTCCGCGGCCCTGAGGCGAACAATGGTTTGA
- a CDS encoding hypothetical protein (TriTrypDB/GeneDB-style sysID: LpmP.35.6290) — MSTLTVCPYCSIEMRFDAMKEHLDHCGERTPLAKPSSISPSKYPVPPAAEEVISGLDFYHRLNKLSRLSRPTRSTSDSGGNRLSTSSVMHDAVVAQQCMGSPTSLTIDITSSHSRRSVLSRENATVESRKRSSLSWAVKSNLSGGAAVPPAQQQSSPPSIQVDLRSATPEADVSWRGAGASVGSASVVPSNGQSQSADPLSASSVVPARAVPSNPLSATASSHRGALHRQLRGTARETQSLHCHPTNSVHSAPPSARRASVDGVSAVGDDSALPSTIAELSSAHSSAPAAISAKCTCETPIATSFAASTVSSMTSSQRPMPQLSSFAIRLRGNKGSSASPQKTPERTSRVPLRRLHDSDDIGDTQRANNDTYAASLLGSVPAAIRQMKVSLWQVQRLVRQQQGQYSAFLRAHRDLQHQLTAQQGACNEVVRRSMDQAAAMEAALQEHTTQGRREQAAMQENIASLWAIVSDIHQRLHSDAQLPANALAASHPNETAARTSIRVPAPPTPSLQNGVLERQRAGCASQLVSTPARLSNGTKRPQESSIHIMVQRPPSCEESTYYSDIASFIQPDVTATSSLSALLHPRKDAVRLPAQVRDSAFAKGLIDPPAPRFACASSFASGAAAPLPTAAHVPPYVMDVQQQQQRHHESMEDRVSVMLHAKPTVVLHHSPWK; from the coding sequence ATGAGTACCCTGACCGTGTGCCCATATTGCAGCATAGAAATGCGGTTTGATGCGATGAAAGAGCATCTTGACCATTGTGGTGAGCGCACCCCTCTCGCCAAGCCTTCGTCAATCTCCCCCTCAAAGTACCCAGTccctccagcagctgaggAGGTCATTTCTGGGCTGGATTTTTACCACCGGCTGAACAAACTGAGCCGTCTTAGTCGCCCGACGCGCAGCACTAGCGACAGCGGTGGAAATCGCCTCAGCACCTCTTCCGTAATGCATGATGCCGTCGTGGCTCAGCAGTGCATGGGCTCTCCAACGTCTCTCACTATCGATATTACCTCATCCCACTCCCGCAGGTCCGTGTTATCGCGGGAGAACGCCACAGTAGAGTCGCGAAAGCGGTCTTCGCTGTCTTGGGCGGTCAAGTCGAACTTGtctggaggcgcagctgtaccacctgctcagcagcagtcaTCGCCACCATCAATTCAAGTTGACTTGCGAAGCGCCACCCCGGAAGCGGATGTATCGTGGAGGGGCGCAGGGGCAAGCGTGGGTTCAGCGTCAGTCGTACCATCCAATGGGCAGTCCCAGTCAGCAGAccctctttctgcttcttCCGTTGTACCTGCTAGGGCCGTGCCGAGCAACCCGCTCAGCGCAACTGCGAGCAGTCACCGCGGGGCTCTGCACAGGCAATTAAGGGGTACAGCAAGAGAGACACAATCGCTTCATTGTCATCCCACTAACTCTGTCCATTCAGCTCCACCCAGTGCACGCAGAGCTTCTGTGGATGGTGTGTCAGCTGTAGGGGATGACTCGGCACTGCCGAGCACCATCGCTGAACTCAGCAGCGCGCATTCCTCGGCTCCAGCTGCGATAAGTGCAAAGTGCACCTGCGAGACCCCCATAGCCACCTCATTTGCAGCGTCGACTGTTTCGTCCATGACGTCGTCGCAGCGCCCCATGCCGCAGCTGAGCAGCTTCGCAATTCGCCTGCGTGGGAACAAAGGATCCTCCGCTTCACCTCAGAAGACACCTGAGAGGACCTCTCGTGTGCCGTTGAGGAGACTacacgacagcgacgacatTGGCGACACTCAGCGAGCAAACAACGACACTTACGCAGCATCATTGCTGGGATCTGTACCGGCAGCCATTAGGCAGATGAAAGTGTCGCTATGGCAGGTGCAGCGACTCgtccggcagcagcagggacaGTATTCGGCCTTCCTCCGAGCCCACAGGGActtgcagcaccagctcacCGCTCAGCAAGGCGCCTGCAACGAAGTCGTGCGGCGCTCAATGGACCAAGCCGCAGCCATGGAGGCTGCGCTTCAGGAGCACACCACGCAGGGACGGCGGGAACAAGCCGCAATGCAAGAGAATATTGCCTCTCTCTGGGCTATTGTGTCGGACATACATCAGCGCCTGCATAGCGACGCCCAATTGCCGGCGAATGCTCTAGCGGCATCGCACCCGAATGAGACTGCCGCCCGCACATCGATCCGTGTaccagcgccacccacaccTTCCCTGCAGAACGGCGTGCTTGAGCGGCAACGAGCAGGCTGTGCTTCCCAACTGGTGTCCACACCCGCGCGATTGAGCAACGGCACTAAAAGGCCGCAAGAGTCGTCCATCCACATCATGGTGCAGCGTCCACCCTCGTGTGAGGAGAGCACCTACTACTCTGATATTGCCTCCTTTATTCAGCCGGATGTTACTGCTACCTCGTCACTGTCCGCGTTGTTGCATCCTCGCAAGGACGCCGTGCGGCTTCCTGCACAAGTGCGTGATTCGGCGTTTGCGAAGGGACTTATTGAcccacctgcgcctcgctTCGCCTGCGCAagcagcttcgcctctggggcagcagcgcctttaCCGACAGCTGCGCACGTTCCTCCTTATGTGAtggatgtgcagcagcaacagcagcggcatcatgAGTCCATGGAGGACCGAGTGTCTGTGATGCTGCACGCGAAGCCTACCGTGGTCTTGCACCACTCTCCCTGGAAGTAG